One window of the Chryseotalea sp. WA131a genome contains the following:
- a CDS encoding PspC domain-containing protein: protein MIIVDRIKYYFENNAFGVCSALGDKLGVATSSIRLFFIYASCLTLGSPIIIYLSLAFIMNMRAHLRKRSTIWDF from the coding sequence ATGATAATAGTAGATCGCATTAAGTATTATTTTGAAAACAACGCTTTTGGTGTTTGCTCTGCATTGGGCGATAAATTGGGTGTTGCAACATCCTCTATCCGATTGTTTTTCATCTATGCGTCTTGTTTAACGCTGGGTTCGCCCATTATAATCTATTTGTCGCTTGCATTTATCATGAATATGAGAGCCCATTTGCGGAAGCGAAGTACCATTTGGGATTTCTAA